The following are encoded in a window of Oncorhynchus mykiss isolate Arlee chromosome Y, USDA_OmykA_1.1, whole genome shotgun sequence genomic DNA:
- the kif20a gene encoding kinesin-like protein KIF20A: MALSMASPCGVLSDEEEGGMAVFESTAADIGGLVGQRLNEVTLPEISIISPGLEPRPSIREKALAKPGVIRQGSGGEGNTDKVKVFLRIRPLTEGEKERGEEQGCVCVQNKESLMLKAPKDSQNMKSAERGVAQSMHKFSFSQIFGPETKQQDFFESTMKEMVRDVLRGESRLLYTYGVTNSGKTYTIQGVGREAGLLPRALVSLFRKLQGRLYGAMDLKPVLHQEVRQLDAGEVRAEEIRRDALLKEEDDMTSRMRGGTSTWDSGIGGHSITSHIATQLEDSDSVCLEPDSLSHSGGEELEEGVQFSVWVSFYEIYNEFLYDLLEALPCLQPKKRAILRLSDDKQGNPYVKDLTWVQVRSAEEAWRVLRAGRRNQSFASTHLNQNSSRSHSIFSTRILHVHPEANQGQATRISELSVCDLAGSERCKDQRNEERMKEANNINTSLHTLGRCIAALRHNQNNKSRPPQVVPFRDSKLTRVLQGFFCGRGRSSMVVNINPCASTYDETLQALKFSAIATQLVHGPSTKTRVAYILSLLREPRSHSNDSTLIEEDEDSDEDGDITMFDSDALLRAIEVLKREVQRQREEKEVLEATVREQVFSEMMEVISGMEKDFSQTLETEKALMEERFEDKINNLQKSLKRYYNQEIEERDEQIEALTAALEKKGGVSLAEPAPLPLFPPLALGGEAEGPTPRRSQRLASTTTGELSRVRAELDQCRAELLEKTQELRRVQGQLTPPEHSDALTNAADRKLGEGQRNLRQLRLDLQRLGLNLQSGERACCRNTGGERLRHALTTADHTLAKQDQTLVELQNGLLLVKADLRRKAETLAQMGQMPPCGSASATPGSCQKRGCGAAGNAENQPPEKRHFFRSLFPQHTPSRNGQQGRPREPQTTPYSRILRSRQQSPPPSPGPSGRYRVTKC, encoded by the exons ATGGCGTTGTCTATGGCATCTCCGTGTGGAGTCCTGtctgacgaggaggaggggggcaTGGCTGTGTTTGAATCCACGGCAGCTGACATCGGTGGCCTAGTAGGACAACGACTGAACGAAGTGACTCTGCCTGAGATCTCCATAATCTCCCCTGGACTAGAACCTCGGCCATCCATCAGAGAG AAAGCATTGGCAAAGCCTGGGGTGATCAGACAAGGCAGCGGTGGTGAGGGGAACACTGACAAAGTGAAGGTGTTTCTGCGTATCCGCCCACTgactgagggagagaaggaaaggggagaggaacaG ggctgtgtgtgtgtgcaaaacaAAGAGAGCCTGATGCTCAAAGCCCCCAAAGACTCCCAGAACATGAAGAGTGCAGAGAGGGGAGTCGCCCAGAGCATGCACAAGTTCAGCTTCTCACAG ATCTTTGGTCCAGAGACCAAACAGCAGGACTTCTTCGAGAGCACCATGAAGGAGATGGTGAGAGACGTGCTTCGTGGAGAGAGTCGGCTCCTCTACACATATGGTGTCACCAACTCTGGCAAGACCTACACCATTCAGG GAGTGGGTCGTGAGGCAGGCCTCCTGCCCCGGGCCTTGGTGTCTTTGTTCAGGAAGTTGCAGGGCCGCCTCTACGGGGCCATGGACCTCAAGCCTGTCCTCCACCAGGAGGTACGCCAGCTGGATGCCGGTGAGGTCCGGGCTGAGGAGATCCGCAGAGACGCTCTACTCAAAGAG GAGGATGACATGACTTCTCGGATGAGAGGCGGCACTAGTACCTGGGACAGCGGCATCGGTGGACACTCCATAACCAGCCACATCGCCACCCAGCTAGAGG ACTCTGACAGTGTATGTCTGGAGCCAGACAGCCTGTCTCACAGCGGaggggaggagctggaggagggggTTCAGTTCTCTGTGTGGGTGTCCTTCTATGAGATCTACAATGAGTTCCTGTACGACCTGCTTGAGGCTCTGCCCTGCCTGCAGCCTAAGAAGAGGGCCATCCTGCGGCTGAGTGATGACAAGCAGGGGAACCCTTACGTCAAGG ATCTCACCTGGGTGCAGGTCCGCAGTGCAGAGGAGGCTTGGAGAGTGCTCAGGGCTGGCCGGAGGAACCAGAGCTTTGCCAGCACTCACCTCAACCAAAACTCCAGCCGCAGCCACAGCATCTTCTCCACCCGGATCCTGCACGTCCACCCAGAGGCTAACCAGGGCCAGGCCACACGCATCAGCGA gctgtctgtctgtgacctgGCTGGCTCAGAGCGTTGTAAGGACCAGCGCAACGAGGAGAGGATGAAGGAGGCCAACAATATCAACACCTCCCTCCACACCCTGGGCCGCTGTATCGCTGCTCTGAGGCACAACCAGAACAACAA GTCGCGACCCCCTCAGGTGGTGCCGTTCAGAGACAGTAAACTGACACGGGTTCTTCAGGGCTTCTTCTGCGGCCGCGGGCGCTCCAGCATGGTGGTCAACATCAACCCCTGTGCCTCCACCTACGACGAGACCCTACAGGCCCTCAAGTTCTCTGCCATCGCCACACAG CTGGTCCATGGGCCGTCCACTAAAACCCGAGTGGCCTACATCCTGTCCCTGCTGCGGGAGCCCCGGTCTCACTCCAATGACAGCACTCTGATTGAGGAAGACGAGGACAGCGATGAAGATGGGGACATCACCATGTTTGATTCAGAT GCTCTGCTGCGGGCCATCGAGGTACTGAAGAGGGAGGTGCAGAGGCAGCGGGAAGAGAAGGAGGTGCTGGAGGCCACCGTCAGAGAGCAGGTGTTCTCTGAGATGATGGAGGTCATCTCTGGCATGGAGAAGGACTTCAGCCAGACCCTGGAGACAGAGAAGGCTCTGATGGAGGAGAGGTTTGAGGACAAGATCAACAACCTGCAGAAAAGCCTCAAGAGATACTACAACCAGGAAATAGAG GAGCGTGATGAACAGATTGAGGCACTGACTGCAGCCCTGGAGAAAAAGGGAGGTGTGTCCCTAGCAGAGCCAGCCCCACTCCCCCTCTTCCCACCCCTAGCCCTGGGAGGAGAGGCTGAGGGCCCCACGCCCCGTCGCTCCCAGCgcctggcctccacaaccacAGGAGAGCTGAGCAGAGTGAGGGCTGAGCTGGACCAGTGTCGTGCCGAGCTGCTGGAGAAAACACAAg AACTGAGGCGTGTCCAGGGGCAGCTCACACCACCAGAGCACTCCGACGCCCTGACCAATGCTGCCGACCGCAAGCTGGGGGAGGGCCAGAGG AACCTGCGTCAGTTGCGTCTGGACCTGCAGAGGCTGGGTCTGAACCTGCAGTCTGGAGAGAGGGCATGCTGCCGTAACACTGGTGGGGAGAGGCTGCGCCATGCGCTCACCACTGCAGACCACACACTGGCCAAACAG gACCAGACCCTGGTAGAGCTACAGAACGGCCTGCTGCTGGTCAAGGCTGACCTGAGGAGGAAGGCGGAGACCCTGGCCCAGATGGGTCAGATGCCCCCCTGTGGCTCGGCCTCTGCTACTCCTGGCTCCTGTCAGAAGAGGGGCTGTGGGGCAGCAGGCAACGCTGAGAACCAGCCGCCAGAGAAACGACACTTCTTCCGCTCCCTTTTCCCACAACACACCCCGTCACGAAACGGACAACAGGGACGCCCCCGTGAACCTCAAACCACACCCTACTCACGGATCCTTCGCTCCCGCCAACAGTCCCCTCCCCCAAGTCCCGGCCCCTCTGGCAGGTACAGGGTTACCAAGTGCTGA